CGTTTGGCAGTTCTCCCTGTATTTGAAGGGGAAGATTCTATCCTCTACTATCCTGTCTATTACGAGGGCAATGAGTGTAGTTCCAATGTCTTCTATACGGGAGCTGCTCCCAACCAGCAGGTAACTGACTCTATTCCTTATTGCTATGAAAACTTTGGCCCCCGGGCTTTCTTCGTTGGTTCCGATTATGTCTATCCCCGAGAAAGTAATCGCATTGCCATAGCAGAGTTAGAAGAACTCGGTGGAGAGTCAGTGGGTGAAGAATATGCCGAGTTAGGAACCACTGAATTTAGCACCATCATCAATCGGATTCAGCAAGCCCAACCTGATTTTGTTTTAAGTAATATCGTTGGTGACAGTATTCCTGCCTTTTATCGTCAGTACCGAGACGCTGGCATTACTCCTGATCAGATTCCCATCATGGCTTATCCCACTACCGAAGAAGAAATTCAAGCTATGGGTGCAGAATTTGCAGAGGGTCACTACACCAGTTTTAACTACTTCCAAAGCGTAGAAAGCCCAGAAAATGAAATATTTGTCCAAGAGTTTAAAGAAATGTTCGGTGACAATCGCGTCACTAATGGGGTAATGGAAGCAGCTTACATTCAAACTTTCTTCATGGCGCAAGCAATGAAAGACATTCTAGAGGCCGGGGATGAAATTACTACTGAAACCTTACGAGAAGCGACTCGCGGGCAAGAATTTCAAGCACCTCAAGGAAAAGTAAAAGTTGACGAAGATAATTACCATGCTTATCTTTATGCCCGTATCGCCCGCTGGAACTCAGAAGGACAAGCCGATATTCAATTTTCTAGCCCGGCAGCCATTAAGCCTATTCCTTGGAGTCAAGCCTTATATCCTGGGCGGATGTGTCAACACCCCCAACCTGATGACCGCAGTGGTGGCATTGTCGAGACGGATGAAGAGCTAGAAACGACTTATCTCGATGTATAAATTTCAGTAAGTAAGGAGTCAGTTGTGGTTAACTGTTTGGTATTTGCTAATGCCTTGCCCCTA
This window of the Euhalothece natronophila Z-M001 genome carries:
- a CDS encoding ABC transporter substrate-binding protein; translated protein: MTNKRFYYNLGLGRTSRRKFLQYSSLAVGTGMLAACNGFNGGGEGTGPLDDDFGENPIPVGVLYSTTGEIAIVEKSLQEATFLAIDQINSGTGPWEGNGEGINGRKIQPVVVNPDSDWDLYNQMARRLINDDEVKCVLGCYTSASRLAVLPVFEGEDSILYYPVYYEGNECSSNVFYTGAAPNQQVTDSIPYCYENFGPRAFFVGSDYVYPRESNRIAIAELEELGGESVGEEYAELGTTEFSTIINRIQQAQPDFVLSNIVGDSIPAFYRQYRDAGITPDQIPIMAYPTTEEEIQAMGAEFAEGHYTSFNYFQSVESPENEIFVQEFKEMFGDNRVTNGVMEAAYIQTFFMAQAMKDILEAGDEITTETLREATRGQEFQAPQGKVKVDEDNYHAYLYARIARWNSEGQADIQFSSPAAIKPIPWSQALYPGRMCQHPQPDDRSGGIVETDEELETTYLDV